One genomic window of Ziziphus jujuba cultivar Dongzao chromosome 4, ASM3175591v1 includes the following:
- the LOC107417388 gene encoding cold and drought-regulated protein CORA → MGSRILIFLGLVFAVVLFISSEVSARDLAAQTSTNNKIEEANGLNESKYGESGESGGGYNGGRGGYNGGQGGYNGGRGGYPGHGGGGGSHPSHGGGGYPGRGGGGGCYYGCCRRSYHGRGYSRCCSYAGEAVDAEPEAKPHN, encoded by the exons ATGGGTTCCagaattttaattttcctaGGTCTTGTATTCGCAGTTGTGCTTTTCATTTCTTCCGAAGTGTCCGCTAGAGACCTTGCAGCACAGACTTccaccaacaacaaaattg AAGAGGCCAATGGATTGAATGAATCAAAATATGGTGAATCTGGTGAATCTGGTGGAGGATATAATGGCGGTCGAGGTGGATACAATGGTGGTCAAGGTGGTTATAATGGTGGCAGAGGTGGCTACCCTGGCCATGGTGGTGGCGGAGGCAGCCATCCTAGCCATGGTGGAGGAGGCTATCCCGGCCGTGGTGGTGGCGGCGGTTGCTACTATGGTTGTTGTAGGCGTAGCTACCATGGAAGAGGCTACTCAAGGTGCTGTTCCTATGCTGGTGAAGCTGTTGATGCTGAGCCTGAAGCCAAACCTCACAACTAA